The segment aacagaaaaaaatataatcacAAGTATATGAAacgaatataaaaataggtatctttatataaattatctttttagaaaaagaaattttaaaaaatgaagtaaataaattaatgaatatataataaatcctTTGACATTTATAAAGTTACATAGGCATTTCATGCAGCAAATAAAGAgcattacataaatataaatatatatatatatatatatatatatatatatatatatatatatttatttatttatttatttatattttattttatttcctcTTACATTTAAAAAGTGTATGTTATAATTTGGGGGGGTTAGCGATTGTATGAGAAAGAAGAGTTGCAAAACTTTACTaatctataaaaaaaaaaaaaaaaaaaaaaaaaaaaaaaaaaatttatatatttgtaaatatatatatatatatatataagcgcattatatatttatgcagATTCTTTGTACCTTCACCAATCTGTAGTGCTTATTCAtacagaaaataatatacatcgCTGAAGGgaagataaaatatttattgttGAGCACAAAAAACAAATCCTTAAACGAAAAATGTGCTTTAACATTATGAGtctgatataatatattagataatattattaatatagatGGTATTAATATACTATGAAATGTTGTTAATATAGGCTTGTAATGTTGTTCATATATggtatatacatttttaaaatattttagaaataaagatatagatataaataaagaatatgtgttgaaaaaagtattttttattaaatccatatattttaatttattaaatgaaaaaagaatattttctttatttttaatataaaaatgaatatatatcttagACATAAtaccatataataaatgataaaaattaataaatatagttatattattatctataaatttaaatttgtttaatatataattaaatatatacataggTATAAAACCTGTATGATTTAATATACACATGctttttaacattttattttttaatacatccttcaaattataatttgaatgtatattttcttttttatccaTTTCTTTAtagattttttctttattcataaaattttcttcatctttataatcatcatttatattttttaattcctttcctctttcatttttattaatttcgtgtgatgtaaaaaaagaaaaaagaaatgaagtTACATTAGATATAATTAgctgaaaagaaaaatgaccAAGAGCAAATAAGGCAACCTTCCAAATCGTATGTCTTTCTTCTGGTAATTTTCTTATAACATCATTTAttgtattaaataaaaagatttttgtattaattttatctGTTATTTCTATTAAAGATTTTGAATGATTgtcattaataaaattataatgatttaataaaaacataaatccaaatatgttaaataaaCCAAAAATACTTTTCAAAGGAATTTTTAAGTGTTCATATCCTAAAGACACaagtttcttttttatttcgtataatatattatttttcttattataaaaatgaaccaCAAACTTATTACCACGAATTATCCTTTTTTGTGCTATTTTTCCATAGCATTTATATATCTgcttattataattattgacAAAATTAAGGGgcttatatttttcataaaacgTGTTTTTTCTTACACattctacatttttataacaaatCAATAAAATAAGCCAAAGTAAAAAATGTGTATTCatgagaataaaaaaaagggatTATTAGATTTCTCCTTCTCCCccccccaaaaaaaaaaaaaaaaaaaaaaaaaaaaaaaaaaatatatatatatatatatatttatttatttatttttcagaaaattattattattctatatgataatattttgacATGTATGCCACACCTTAAAACATTtcattcataaaaatattttaattatattatttatgtgttcattttttagttatccttatatatacatatatatatatatatatatatatatattttttttttttatattatataatatttcatttgatATGCttgtaatttattatttatgatgTGTATTTAAAGCAATACTACGAAACGGTTTatcttcataaaaataaagtacattatatatataaatataatatatatttattatatatatattaatacagtTAATTAAaggagaaaataaaaaaataaaatgaagccaaaaaaataaaaatgaaattttttttatatccttctctatataaatatatacatatattatatatactattatgtgtgtacataataatttattatattatttttttttttttttttttcttgataaatataatcacacgtatacataatatatacattatatatatatattatatatatattatatatatattttatacatataaaaataaacctTAATATACTTCATTGGTaagttttgttttgttttgttttgttttattttattttattggtgagaataaatatatatatatatatatatatatataaattttttttttttttttccagtgaaaaattatgttttaataaatatatacaatatgtataatttatatatatgatacgTGTccatatattgttttatttacataaaacacaaaataaatatattagaatAATCGAGTgttcaatataaaaatgaaccattttatatatacatatatatatatatatatatatatatatatatatttatttatttattataccaATGAAGCAAAAGAAGATCAATAAATCataacatttataaataattaatatttttatatttttttatattttcttagaatcatataattttccatacataaaatattcataaatgtttatatctttttatattttaaacttTCAAAATTTTGTTCTTCatttcattcatatatatatatatatatattatctttttgtcttcttataaatatatggaaCTTAAACAAAAACTTATtcttttatgtatatattataccaaAAGTAgttatattctatatatatatatatatatgttacatCAACATAGGTGTGTACATTTAGTTaacatgttttttttttttgttgttattatataaaaagatgtatatatttatattacataatttcttttcttttctcttttcttttcttttctttttttttcctttttttttgtaataaattttttttttgtcataattttttttttttttttaaacataataatataaaaataacatgtattttataaatatataaatatatatattatatatataactgtacgtttataatataaaaatatgataaattatttgtatatattttttcttcataaataaaaaaataaaattaataaaatatatatatatatatatatatatatatttaaatttatttatatgttataaacatagaacatattatattaaaaacgtcatctatatgtataatataatatatacatattttgtaCGTTGTAGTTTCTTCAGTGCAGAATATAAATCGATGTTTTTATTagacataatatatatatatatattaatatatatatatatatatttttttttttttttttttttttttttttttttaatttatattttgtgaaTGTTGTCTATTTggagattaaaaaaaaaaaaaaaaaaaaaaaaaaaaaggaaaattgaAATTACTACatgttctatattttttgaaatgctaaaattatataaattataatatatacatatattcatatgaatcctttatatttatttatttatttatttttatcaagcatgcataaaaaataaattatgttgATAAACAACCTTTTTCTCATATTATAAGGAATAAGGAATAAGGAATATATCTTTGAAATAtttcgaaaaaaaaaaaaaaaatacaaaagaaataaataaataaataaataaataaatatatatatatatatatatatatatatatattatattaatatgttacatatataagaTGTATTCAtttgtacatttttatttatttgttcattttattatattttcctaAAATGTAGGGTTATTTTGTAGTGTTATTTGGTGTGAAGAAGGagcatataattattatttttttatttattttttatttattttttatttattttttatttatttcttttcatttctttttattttattttttttttttcatttatttatttaaaaatgaagaaccCTAAAGAAAACACAATTGTTTGTAGAAGGTTACACAGagtaaatatgatatatgcTACGGTcagtaataattataattacatatgtataattacattttgtgataatatatataatgtcgAATTATTTAGTACACATAATAGTATGCACAAATTATTTAGGAAATGTATAAATGATGAATTGAATAAGGTATatattagtaataataattcttatatttGCGTAACTACTAAAACAGGTAGTATGTATATTCTTaatataaaaggaaaaattatacataaaaaagaatCTCTTCatgctttatatatatgtaaaaagaaTAACAAGACACTGCACGGAAAAATAACTCAAAGTAGGAAAATGAaaggaatataaataaaaaaaaatatatatatatgtatatatatatatatatgtatatatttattcatttatttatttacatttttatatttttatatttttatatttttaatttttttcaagatggtataaaaagaaaaagaaatcaaCAAGGGGAATACCATAATGAAGATCAGCATGAATATCCTCATGTATCCAAAATTAGGAAAGAAGAATATAACTctgatttattaaataaaataaaggaacataaaaatgataatacacCTATTGTAAACAGTCCTGACGAGGTTATTAATTTGGAAAGGTATCAAGAATTAATTGATGAAAGacaagagaaaaaaaataaaaataaaaataattataataatgataataatataagaacGTATCAAAATCATTCCAAAAACAAAGAACATGAATATACTATACATAATCTTTATCccataaaaaatgaaaaaaacaaaaaaaaatcgaATTTACAATGGAATGAAACCAAAATAATGAATTCTAATTCTTTGTTTTGTTCCGAATTATCATCtgttaaaaattatttatatgataatagtATTATGTCCATAAGTAGAGCAGAAAATGATATGTGCACAAATAATACATccacaaataatatatgtacaaatgATTTATGTACAAATAATTTATGCACAAATAATATAGACAACGATATAAATTTATCGACGGATGAACATAAGGATAGGGGCACGTATGCATACCATAAAAAATgtgatacatataataacaGATATAATGGTGAAGATAATGAAATGTCTTATGCTAAGTGCATTCATTcttgtgataataataatttaaaggAAAAGGATATACAAAAGAAGGAATATGAAAAACAAGGACTAGAAATATTCGATATTTATTGGATAACTATAGAgaaagataataaatatgaatttattGAAAAGTCtgattatatacaaaattataattttcataatagtatacatattatatacagTCTGGACATAggcttttatattttatgttcgattaatttaaaaattattatatataaatataatatattagaaaatttttataaaaatattaatgtatataataaaataagaaacaaTATTTCGAAATATTTTGAACAAGAGTTATTATACAAACGCTCAAAAGAAACAAATGAAaagtatttaaaatttttaaaaatatatacgaGGAAATCATTTTGtattgataaaaattataatatgaatatttcttataatagatatatgaaaagaacacaaaaatcaaaaaaaaaaaaaagcataaATGTTAAGAGTAATATAACATCTGTCATCtcgaacaataataataataataataataaaaaatttatgtcCGCACTTTTTAATAATCATGATATCAGAAAATATTTCTCCTTATCATTTAACGATAAtcaggaaaaaaataatttattctcaaatgattataatgacGACAAAAAAAAGTTgtcatcatataaaaataacaacatGTTGAATGTAAAAAATCATATAGTGCAACAGATATTTAATGACTCCTTTTTTGATATAAAGCAGTCTTATATATCTCATGaccaaaattatatattgataaattattatttaaatataaaaaagaaatatgtcAAATTATCAAACTTAAGCATTTACAAtgggaataatatatacccTCAAGtgaacaaaacaaaaataaaaacaaataacaaCAATGATGAGGATAACAACAATGATGAGGATAACAACAATGATGAGGATAACAacaatgatgatgataacaacaacaatgaTGATCATAACAACAATTATGATAACAACAGTAATAACAATCTTCATTATAAATCATATGTtgatattcaaaaaatatgtaaaaatagagatagaaaaaaataccaTCATGCATATATGATTCCatcacataaatataaatcatgTTTAGTAGGAATACAAAAAATTCAAAGAATCAATAACAAagaatgtaaatatattgaaatgCTTGTCATATATATCCTATACAGCTATGAAATCCTTAGGACTATccttcatatatatgaacgCATGTctaatttatattcttcattcGATGGTtatcaaaaattatatgatatatataaaaatattttattattaccagatgctattaaaaaatattattacaaagaTAGATGTATCATTCATTTTTCgaagtatataaaaaatagaaaagaaaattttgatgaaaatttatataacttattttttaaagaaaacgAAAAGAAAGATTTTGACaagtattataaaataatcaataatatgataaatcaAAATACCGTCTGCTGCGCTTGTGCTaagtataattattttaatcaacaaaaatataaacaaacaCAACAATCTATTAACTACCATCaagatatacaaaaaaaaaatataattcttaATTCAAACAACCAAGAAAAACatcttataaatattaatagaaaTGTTGTGTATCAATCAAATGAATGTGCAAGAATAAAAACACCATCCAAACCAAAAAAAATCAGTGATATATCAAGTAGTCGACAGGTTAATAAAAATGCTGGAAATACAAATGGAAAAATGTCACACAAGGATggtaataattttatgaaaatggaaaatgaaatgaatatatattctaaaaTAAGTAAAAGTTCAACAAATTGtgtagaagaagaaaatcaTTTTTGTAATAGTAATTATCATGATGGTGATTTTCATAAAGGTGACCATCACAATGATGATTTTCATAAAGGTGACCATCACAATGATGATTTTCATAAAGGTGACCATCACAATGGTCCTTTTCATAAACATAGATACtacaattttaataattaccCTTATAACGATGGTGATACACATTACAGTAGCGAGAACGGCTCAAGTATTGACATGGgtgatgaagataatatcCTAATCGCAGAATGGAAAATAGAAAGGAAATTTTTGAAGAGtagaaaattttatataaaaaatggagataatatatgtaaaaattgtaaagagattttaaaaaaagatgtATTAGAACATTTTGAAAAGTTTGAattaaattatgatataccaagaaaaaatataaaattaaatgaagaagaaatatataactcattaataaaagatatatatattatgtataaagaaaagaaatgtcctctaaatatattactattgtTACAAGAAATATCTGATAAAGATTTAGAAatgtatatgaataaatttcAACCaattgtttgtttttttgaaaaaagatTTCTTCAAGATATAAATgaacatttaaataatttatataaaattattaacataTGTAAACaattatttgataatattaatttaatattaaaaactaATATTTCtaatgaacaaataaataaattatatgataatattttattttgtttaaataCATTCAAATCATTTTATGAATTACaaaaacatttaaatatattcttacTATTAAtcgaattattattatttatatccaaaaatattttttttgaaaatttcCCACATTATAAAGAAACATtttcaaattataaaaatatagaaatattaaaaaattataatttcgataataatcaaaaaatcaattttaatttttttgataatcATTTACATTCAAATCATTTTAAGACACATAatctatatattaaattgaataaaattaaatataatttaatttttatacttAAGTCATTTTCACAAAATAACAATTtacatcatttatataattttgctATATTAAATGTTCCAGAAAATACATTCAATTATTTTACCTTgccaaaaatttataataaaaaaatgtatactCTACATAAAACAATATCTTATTTTAACGATTCTATGTATAAGGATTATATCCATCTTCATCCTTTCTATATTTCTACATGCGATAAATATgcatttttaaatatcaCAAAATATTATCAGTGCAAAAAATCATTTAAAttgttacaaaaaaaatcCCTCAAAATTAATTTGTACCCTCTAGATGTTCTAAATATAGTGGTAGGAAAAAggaaattaaataaatacaaaacggttcacatatatatatatatatgtatatatgtatgtatatatgtatatatgtatgtaaatatattcatattgttaTCCTTTTAGGCCTTGTCAAAAAAcgtcttttatatatttactagATCTGATCAGAATCTAAATATAACGTCGTTAAAAGTGAAATATCCTTCATTCAAGAAGAATATGTTAAAATCTAAAAAGGAAGACATCACATCGAGCAATATATGtggtaataaatatatcaaaatatatcaaatatatatgtatgtatatatatatatatatatatatatatattttttttttttttttttcattttatagtTTTAAAATGTACCAACTTGGAGTCATATTTTCCAAATACAAACAATATCAATCTAAAAATTCAAACCTTATGTgttagaaaaataaaaataaaatggaaaagttaatatatatacatatatatatattatattatatatatatatttttttttttttttttttttttgtagaatTCTATCATAGCAAGCTTCGAACCAGATATGTGCTTTATATTACAAGCGTGATAAAAAAGCAACatcatatgtttttatagagtattttaataataattaacataaattgtgtcatttttttttttttttttattttatattatattctatatatttaatatttttcatttatttgtatatatttatttcatttgttttatttatatttttttattctatgaatttttcatatctgttcaattttttaagtttaatttattaatttaataattttttaattttttaatgtttttcttttatttttttttttttaaagaaacatttaataaatgtataatcaaaagattatataaatttttttttttctaatgtCGACTTTATAAcattgttaaaaaaaaaataaaaaaataatagaattcaaaaagaaaaatgtcttgttatatatttaaacaaataacatataaatatatgtgtttgtatattataataaaaagaataatatgtttttaaattaatatgataaaaaggtTTATGagaagtaatatatatatatatatatatatatgcatataattcttaaaaattgataacatataaaaaaaaaaaaaaacatacacAAAAGAGAAGGGTATATgtgcattatatatatatatatatatatatttaaaagatgaAAGTACACATttaattacattttattaattttaattatcagtatttttctttgtctttttctttttaaattttaaattgTATGGATTAAAAGTTTCTGAACACAGAGGGGTAGTATATTTAAAGTCCATTGCctacattataaataaaaaaaaaaaaaaaaaaaatacacataaaaataaataaatatatatatatatatatatatatatatattaacattgatatattatgtaatatttattatttttatattatataatccctttaatgtttataatttatatgatttttccctttttttcttttcttgtAAACTTACGCTCTTTTCTTTGCTCGGTTGAAAGGTATAAATAATCAATATGGACGGGACACATTctgataaaaaataaatctattcaaagaaaaaaaaaaaaaaggaaaaaa is part of the Plasmodium falciparum 3D7 genome assembly, chromosome: 9 genome and harbors:
- a CDS encoding apicoplast integral membrane protein, putative yields the protein MNTHFLLWLILLICYKNVECVRKNTFYEKYKPLNFVNNYNKQIYKCYGKIAQKRIIRGNKFVVHFYNKKNNILYEIKKKLVSLGYEHLKIPLKSIFGLFNIFGFMFLLNHYNFINDNHSKSLIEITDKINTKIFLFNTINDVIRKLPEERHTIWKVALFALGHFSFQLIISNVTSFLFSFFTSHEINKNERGKELKNINDDYKDEENFMNKEKIYKEMDKKENIHSNYNLKDVLKNKMLKSMCILNHTGFIPMYIFNYILNKFKFIDNNITIFINFYHLLYGIMSKIYIHFYIKNKENILFSFNKLKYMDLIKNTFFNTYSLFISISLFLKYFKNVYTIYEQHYKPILTTFHSILIPSILIILSNILYQTHNVKAHFSFKDLFFVLNNKYFIFPSAMYIIFCMNKHYRLVKISKVLQLFFLIQSLTPPNYNIHFLNIKIMKMADISKILNISYSVYFIPLFFYSLIWLRYMKNLDK